A genomic stretch from Glaciecola nitratireducens FR1064 includes:
- a CDS encoding efflux RND transporter permease subunit produces MSNVQNKSPWYTTFFRSGHLLVLSIIIILVAGLSAVSSLPRLEDPRIDLRNVLILTSYPGASPERVEALVSDVLEDELRELYEIKEIKSTSKAGFSSLLVELQDWVDDSSNQQIFSKIRDSLENASAKLPVGASKPLLEDKRGATAFTMLISIDAANPDTTSLSVSGRLASELVDRVRNVPGTELVRLYGHPIEEIVVALNPQALAAAGLSIAQVSDRIRSADSKLPAGVLRTDQKNIRVQVAEPLENLDIVANIPLVAADGSYLRLADVATIEQSWQTPEREFAFVDGQRTIFMAARMQTTVRVDQWTEAVKSKIADFNTEFDGTSQANMVFEQNEYTQARLTELTENLLLGSLVVMLVILVFMGARASWIVGLALPLCAAFAIFSLSFFDQQIHQMSIFGIIIAIGLLIDNAIVITDEIRLNLLDQNLTRLQALEKSVKHLFSPLLASTLTTVLGFMPIFLLTGNIGDFIGAIAISVVMALLGSLAISLTIIAALAARYLPRDGGVGHAWYRRGWQMPAVSHQFSKLLGKLIKRPLLVLPLISIFCLSGFVLSQQLPSVFFPSADRDQFEIYVWLPNGASIKQTKQVAQSIDVLIREKQEVQQVTWLVGASTPSIYYNQVMSRDNSPEFANAVVTTNSIAGAAALIPKLQYELQDAYPNAQIVVRPFGQGPPIPAPIEVDIFGPDINTLNALGEQVRLAMSKVPGITQTIASITTGEPELQYDVSENDSYIAQLSLTEIAKQLQLALAGTTGGSVLQGTEELPVRVRINDYQRGSMKELDALPLMNRELIQNGASIGVASLGEFTLVPSISGITRLDGERVNKVQAFLLQGVPAIDASEQLRELLENGDFVLPQGYRIKMAGDADEQQQALGQLATYAPVLLVLMITALILTFNSVRFAAVIGMVAVLSVGLGMFSLWVSGLPIGFNPLLGSAGLIGVAINGSIVVIAAINGNAKAKSGDTKAIVEETMSCSRHILSTTFTTVGGLIPLLLFSQGSFWPPLAVVLAGGVGFSVILSLFFTPTIVAMMCRIRTSKLQKRAQRTANA; encoded by the coding sequence ATGTCGAACGTGCAGAATAAATCACCCTGGTATACCACTTTTTTTCGCAGTGGCCATTTACTTGTTTTGAGTATTATCATCATTCTTGTTGCTGGCTTGTCGGCTGTTAGCAGCTTGCCTCGTTTAGAAGACCCGCGCATCGATCTGCGAAATGTGCTTATTCTTACCTCTTATCCTGGTGCTTCGCCAGAGCGAGTTGAAGCATTGGTATCCGATGTATTGGAAGATGAACTTCGCGAGTTATACGAAATTAAAGAAATTAAATCTACCTCAAAAGCGGGTTTCTCTAGCTTATTGGTTGAACTGCAAGATTGGGTAGACGACTCAAGTAATCAGCAAATATTCTCAAAAATCAGAGATAGCCTTGAGAATGCATCCGCGAAACTCCCAGTAGGCGCGAGCAAACCGTTGCTAGAGGACAAGCGCGGAGCGACAGCATTTACCATGCTAATTTCTATTGATGCAGCAAATCCAGACACAACGTCGCTATCTGTATCAGGTAGGCTCGCCAGCGAATTAGTGGACCGAGTGCGCAATGTTCCGGGAACCGAGCTAGTGCGCTTATATGGTCACCCGATAGAAGAAATTGTGGTTGCGCTTAACCCTCAAGCCCTAGCTGCGGCAGGATTGAGTATTGCGCAAGTAAGTGACCGTATTCGCAGTGCAGATTCAAAATTACCCGCGGGCGTATTGCGTACTGATCAAAAGAACATCCGCGTGCAGGTGGCTGAGCCACTCGAAAACTTAGATATTGTTGCAAATATCCCATTGGTCGCAGCTGATGGAAGCTATTTGCGCTTAGCAGATGTTGCAACAATTGAGCAATCATGGCAAACACCGGAGCGCGAGTTTGCGTTTGTTGATGGTCAGCGCACCATTTTTATGGCTGCCCGCATGCAAACTACAGTAAGAGTGGATCAATGGACCGAAGCAGTAAAAAGCAAAATTGCTGATTTTAATACCGAGTTTGATGGCACGTCGCAGGCAAACATGGTGTTCGAGCAAAATGAATACACGCAGGCCCGTTTGACCGAACTCACTGAGAATCTGCTGCTCGGGTCTTTGGTTGTCATGTTAGTTATTCTTGTGTTTATGGGGGCTAGAGCAAGTTGGATAGTTGGTTTGGCGCTGCCTCTATGCGCAGCCTTTGCCATTTTCTCTCTTAGTTTCTTCGATCAACAAATTCATCAAATGTCCATTTTTGGTATTATTATCGCTATCGGTCTACTTATCGACAATGCGATAGTTATTACCGATGAAATCAGACTGAACTTGCTTGACCAAAATTTAACGCGTTTGCAGGCACTCGAAAAGTCAGTGAAACATTTGTTTTCGCCGCTATTAGCGTCAACGCTAACGACAGTCTTAGGCTTTATGCCTATCTTTCTATTAACTGGCAATATTGGTGATTTTATCGGTGCAATTGCCATCAGTGTGGTTATGGCTTTGCTGGGGTCACTGGCTATTTCACTCACGATTATCGCGGCGCTGGCTGCTCGATATCTGCCGAGAGATGGTGGTGTTGGGCACGCTTGGTATCGGCGTGGTTGGCAGATGCCTGCAGTGTCGCATCAATTTTCAAAATTGTTAGGCAAGCTGATAAAGCGACCCTTGCTGGTATTGCCGCTGATTAGTATTTTTTGTCTATCTGGCTTTGTGCTATCGCAGCAACTACCAAGTGTTTTCTTTCCTAGTGCAGACAGAGATCAATTTGAAATTTATGTGTGGTTACCTAATGGTGCGTCGATTAAGCAAACTAAACAGGTAGCGCAAAGCATTGATGTCCTTATTCGAGAAAAGCAGGAGGTGCAGCAAGTTACTTGGTTAGTGGGCGCTTCCACACCTTCTATATACTATAACCAAGTGATGTCGCGAGACAATTCCCCCGAGTTTGCTAACGCTGTTGTCACCACCAACTCCATTGCTGGAGCGGCCGCGTTAATACCTAAACTGCAGTATGAACTGCAGGATGCTTATCCGAACGCGCAAATTGTTGTGCGTCCATTTGGCCAAGGGCCACCGATACCTGCACCCATCGAAGTGGACATTTTTGGACCAGACATCAATACACTGAATGCCTTGGGTGAACAAGTGCGTTTAGCGATGAGCAAAGTTCCGGGTATTACTCAAACGATTGCCTCAATTACAACAGGTGAGCCTGAGTTGCAATATGATGTGTCTGAAAATGATTCTTATATTGCGCAGTTGTCCTTAACCGAAATTGCAAAACAGTTACAGCTGGCGCTTGCAGGAACAACCGGCGGTTCTGTACTGCAGGGAACTGAAGAGTTACCGGTAAGAGTCAGAATCAATGACTATCAACGCGGCAGCATGAAGGAATTAGACGCTTTGCCGCTTATGAATCGAGAGTTGATTCAAAATGGAGCCAGCATTGGTGTGGCTTCATTGGGTGAATTCACCCTAGTACCCAGCATAAGCGGCATCACCCGATTAGACGGAGAACGTGTAAATAAAGTTCAGGCGTTCTTGCTGCAAGGCGTTCCTGCTATTGACGCCAGTGAACAGTTGCGCGAGCTTCTCGAAAATGGTGATTTTGTGTTGCCTCAAGGCTATCGAATAAAGATGGCTGGGGACGCAGATGAGCAGCAGCAAGCGCTTGGACAGTTGGCTACCTATGCTCCAGTGTTGTTAGTGCTTATGATCACGGCGTTAATTCTTACCTTCAATAGTGTCAGATTTGCCGCTGTTATTGGCATGGTAGCGGTATTGTCAGTTGGACTTGGTATGTTCAGCTTATGGGTGTCAGGTTTACCAATTGGTTTCAATCCTCTATTGGGCAGTGCCGGATTGATAGGTGTGGCGATTAACGGATCAATCGTTGTGATCGCGGCTATTAACGGAAATGCGAAGGCTAAAAGTGGGGATACCAAAGCTATTGTTGAAGAAACTATGAGCTGCAGTCGACACATTCTATCGACCACATTCACCACGGTGGGAGGCCTTATTCCGCTATTGCTATTTTCACAAGGTTCTTTCTGGCCACCGCTCGCTGTCGTGTTGGCAGGCGGGGTTGGTTTCTCTGTTATCTTGTCATTATTTTTTACTCCCACAATTGTTGCAATGATGTGTAGAATACGCACTAGTAAGCTACAAAAACGAGCGCAAAGAACGGCTAATGCCTAA
- a CDS encoding DUF2982 domain-containing protein, with protein MSGTKFESESIFIKAASTHNGLTSILIGSGLILLGALACISLPKLFFLPGVFVISGGIVGLIIGWFKLKEPKHSLELTREHIIYYHRRGKWRISWENIQRVDVPRITKGIEQVELEMIGFRLRDADVFLDEISPRLITYLLMEQRPLTMQNRDANCTSGQCYGSDMIEDDKFVRASGEGIKGISAMFGNRMNKLRNQLGYDVFISSNEIDREAMQFIALIKDCQAAAAKAKA; from the coding sequence ATGTCTGGAACTAAGTTCGAATCCGAATCGATTTTTATCAAAGCAGCATCAACTCACAATGGCTTGACCTCAATTTTAATCGGGTCTGGTCTGATATTATTGGGTGCGCTTGCGTGTATTTCATTACCTAAACTATTTTTTCTTCCCGGTGTTTTTGTTATCAGTGGCGGTATTGTAGGTCTGATCATCGGTTGGTTTAAATTGAAAGAGCCTAAGCACAGCCTAGAGTTAACGCGCGAACATATTATTTACTATCATCGACGCGGGAAGTGGCGAATTTCATGGGAAAATATTCAACGCGTTGACGTCCCCCGCATAACCAAGGGGATAGAGCAGGTAGAGCTTGAAATGATTGGCTTTAGATTGCGCGATGCCGACGTTTTCCTCGATGAAATATCGCCGCGCCTTATCACCTACCTGTTGATGGAGCAACGGCCGTTGACTATGCAAAATCGTGACGCTAACTGCACATCAGGGCAATGTTATGGCTCTGATATGATTGAGGACGACAAGTTTGTGCGTGCCAGTGGTGAGGGTATTAAAGGTATATCCGCTATGTTTGGCAACCGGATGAATAAACTGCGCAACCAATTGGGTTATGACGTTTTTATCTCTAGTAATGAAATTGATAGAGAAGCCATGCAGTTTATTGCTCTGATAAAAGATTGCCAAGCCGCTGCGGCAAAAGCTAAGGCTTAG
- a CDS encoding hybrid sensor histidine kinase/response regulator has protein sequence MALTLFLLVFFAHAIETVKLTNDSTNLNISSTLAVYPQEGRALSFDEFKLSRTNLSYQNYKIPNYGFNPAGVWLYGEVANFSKGNNWVLNVNFSQLDQVDFYLVSNGEVLDAVSGGRDQSKHFYRTPTFSVTLDTEHTYQLYLFVKAKRIPIIAPVRIMSEQQHQQETLLDYLIWGVFYGALLVIALYCIAVLFDKGEVSAFMLFTLVCLVFLWQMVWSGHVQLLPKQWHALSIFHSLDLLLPLVCASATLFTLTFLPKPKIFSTIHLALKLLFIVLIITFVIILFAWFSEFTRALLIRVIGFVTLLLNILFTIKSIRHSFSPAKTVLAGWLILALGSIISSLFVAGQLPVNSFTTYVFQSALLGLTLCFVLAIILKVRFSLEQEVLQASSDAENNFLLIEEQNVHLDIARREAVKASAVKSQFLANMSHEIRTPLNAIIGFSNELEGKTNDSERDEHVRIINSAASDLLMIVNDILDFSKMEAGKLTLNQKPFSPRDAFEDIASLMAKSAQLKKLEFLLDINTLPAVLIGDSFKLKQLLNNLLSNALKFTNYGQITLRAKSFKFSDDEYMLSVEVEDTGIGINDSDKKKLFKPFNQLDDELNRSFQGTGLGLVICQELTFLMKGSIEVKSRYSQGSKFTVNLPFKSVNSQLSLGLQERFQAKTVAIYDPMPESRKITCKLLKSIGFITFSYDSIAAFDKNETSFDYIFASLPMRDITARTSVIKRVLKRECKKTVFMFSGPPPEQHLTNNAHNKPVILRSPLTLKYINDLNTVQIEQAEQGSKSGQKSLPPARILATDDMPLNLKLLDTWLKDSPVTLDTATCGEDAVELCKQNEYDLILMDIQMPNMDGLQATKHIRRTELNMGTPIVAVTAHAFPEEKERFLSSGMDDYLPKPIDLDNLIKLIQSWCQGAEFVEPKNAAINWQLAVNKAHGNKDAAREFLAEFVALLPKSMFDIELHWQKQDFESLQECVHKLHGVSAYTGATGLQKACYETESNLKRKQHQPLKTLISILLLEAEAIIEQWQTVQKEVEAGDAKDKKI, from the coding sequence GTGGCATTAACTCTATTTCTTTTAGTGTTTTTTGCGCACGCCATCGAAACGGTCAAATTAACAAACGATTCAACTAATTTAAATATTTCATCAACGCTTGCCGTATATCCTCAAGAAGGCCGAGCATTATCATTTGACGAATTCAAATTAAGTCGCACTAACCTGTCATACCAAAATTACAAAATTCCTAACTACGGATTTAACCCAGCCGGCGTTTGGCTGTATGGCGAAGTCGCCAACTTTTCCAAGGGCAATAATTGGGTTCTCAATGTTAATTTCTCCCAACTCGATCAGGTTGATTTTTACCTAGTTTCTAATGGCGAAGTACTCGACGCAGTGAGCGGCGGACGCGATCAGAGTAAACATTTTTATCGCACGCCCACTTTCAGCGTCACACTTGACACTGAGCACACGTATCAGCTCTACTTATTCGTCAAAGCTAAGCGCATACCTATTATCGCTCCAGTTCGTATTATGAGCGAGCAGCAGCATCAGCAAGAGACTCTTTTGGATTACTTGATTTGGGGCGTTTTTTACGGCGCTCTGCTTGTCATTGCGCTCTACTGCATCGCTGTCTTGTTCGACAAAGGGGAAGTCAGCGCGTTTATGCTATTTACCCTCGTTTGTCTCGTATTTCTTTGGCAGATGGTATGGAGTGGGCATGTTCAACTTCTGCCAAAACAATGGCACGCATTAAGTATTTTCCACAGCCTAGACCTTTTATTACCCTTAGTTTGCGCTTCTGCAACGTTGTTCACTCTCACCTTTTTACCAAAACCCAAGATATTTAGCACCATTCATTTAGCGTTGAAGCTATTGTTTATCGTGCTTATTATCACTTTTGTCATCATTTTATTTGCTTGGTTTAGCGAATTTACCCGAGCTCTGCTTATCCGCGTTATCGGTTTTGTCACCCTGCTTTTGAATATTTTATTCACAATAAAAAGTATCCGCCATTCGTTTTCGCCCGCTAAAACAGTCTTGGCAGGTTGGCTAATATTAGCTTTAGGTTCAATTATTAGTTCATTGTTTGTTGCGGGACAATTACCGGTCAATTCGTTTACCACCTATGTGTTTCAATCCGCATTGTTAGGGCTAACCTTATGCTTTGTTTTAGCCATCATTTTAAAAGTCAGATTTAGCCTCGAACAAGAAGTTCTACAGGCATCTAGCGACGCTGAAAATAATTTTCTTCTTATTGAAGAACAGAATGTTCACTTAGACATTGCACGCAGAGAAGCAGTAAAAGCGAGTGCTGTAAAAAGCCAGTTTTTAGCAAACATGTCGCATGAAATTCGAACACCATTAAATGCGATTATTGGCTTCAGCAATGAATTAGAGGGTAAAACTAACGACTCTGAACGAGATGAACATGTGCGGATTATAAACAGTGCCGCATCAGATCTCCTGATGATTGTTAATGACATTCTCGACTTTTCAAAAATGGAAGCAGGAAAACTTACTCTAAATCAAAAACCTTTCTCACCGCGCGACGCATTCGAAGATATTGCCAGCTTAATGGCGAAATCTGCGCAATTAAAAAAGCTAGAGTTTTTGCTTGATATCAACACCCTTCCAGCAGTGCTAATAGGAGACAGTTTTAAGCTTAAACAACTCCTGAACAACTTGCTCAGCAATGCATTAAAGTTTACTAACTATGGACAGATAACGCTGCGCGCAAAATCATTTAAATTTAGCGACGACGAATACATGCTCAGTGTTGAAGTCGAAGACACAGGCATAGGTATAAACGATAGCGATAAGAAAAAACTATTTAAACCGTTCAATCAACTTGATGACGAGTTGAATCGGTCTTTCCAAGGCACGGGCTTAGGTTTGGTCATATGCCAAGAATTAACATTCTTAATGAAAGGAAGTATTGAGGTTAAGAGCCGTTATTCTCAAGGTAGTAAATTCACAGTTAACCTGCCATTTAAATCCGTCAACAGTCAATTAAGTCTTGGGTTACAGGAACGTTTCCAAGCGAAAACAGTTGCTATTTATGACCCTATGCCCGAAAGCCGCAAGATAACGTGCAAACTCCTTAAAAGCATTGGTTTTATAACATTTAGCTATGATTCAATAGCCGCATTTGACAAAAATGAAACGTCATTCGACTATATCTTTGCTTCATTACCCATGCGAGATATCACAGCTAGAACGAGCGTTATCAAACGAGTGTTAAAACGAGAGTGCAAAAAAACAGTATTCATGTTTTCTGGCCCACCACCAGAGCAGCATCTTACAAACAACGCCCACAATAAACCCGTTATCCTGCGTTCACCTCTAACTTTGAAGTATATAAATGACCTAAATACCGTTCAAATTGAACAGGCTGAGCAAGGAAGTAAATCTGGACAAAAATCGCTTCCCCCAGCGAGGATACTAGCAACCGACGACATGCCGTTAAACTTAAAACTACTTGATACCTGGCTTAAAGATTCACCCGTTACACTCGATACAGCTACCTGCGGCGAGGACGCCGTTGAATTATGTAAACAAAACGAGTATGACCTCATATTAATGGATATTCAGATGCCCAATATGGATGGATTGCAAGCGACCAAACATATACGACGAACTGAACTCAATATGGGGACGCCAATCGTTGCTGTTACCGCACATGCATTTCCAGAAGAGAAAGAAAGATTTTTATCCTCAGGAATGGACGACTATTTACCGAAGCCTATTGATTTGGATAACTTAATTAAGCTAATACAAAGCTGGTGCCAAGGGGCTGAATTTGTCGAACCTAAAAACGCAGCCATTAATTGGCAACTTGCGGTAAATAAGGCACATGGTAATAAAGATGCTGCGAGGGAGTTTCTAGCCGAGTTTGTCGCGCTGCTGCCGAAGAGTATGTTTGATATTGAGTTGCATTGGCAAAAGCAAGATTTTGAATCATTGCAAGAGTGTGTCCATAAGCTTCACGGTGTTAGCGCCTATACTGGCGCCACGGGTCTTCAAAAAGCATGCTACGAAACGGAAAGTAATTTAAAGCGCAAGCAACATCAGCCATTAAAAACACTGATTTCCATCCTTTTACTGGAAGCTGAAGCAATCATTGAACAGTGGCAAACTGTTCAGAAAGAAGTAGAAGCAGGCGACGCGAAAGACAAGAAAATATAA
- the parC gene encoding DNA topoisomerase IV subunit A codes for MSNEITINTDGIEQLPLSRFTEDAYLNYSMYVIMDRALPHIGDGLKPVQRRIIYAMSELGLSNNAKYKKSARTVGDVLGKFHPHGDSACYEAMVLMAQPFSYRYPLVDGQGNWGAPDDPKSFAAMRYTESRLSKFSEVLLTELGQGTADWQPNFDGTLDEPKVLPARLPHILLNGITGIAVGMATDVPPHNVREIANACALLLDNSRAELSELLEHVQGPDYPTDAEIITPRSEIQKIYETGRGSIKMRAVYHEEAGDIIVTALPHQASGGKVLEQIAGQMQAKKLPMISDLRDESDHENPTRLLITPRSNRVDIHQLMQHLFATTDLEKSYRVNINMIGLDGRPQVKDLRSILNEWLVFRKDTVTRRLQYRLDKILARLHILEGLLIAFLNIDEIIHIIRTEEKPKPVLMERFGLTDTQAEAILELKLRHLAKLEEFKIKGEQEELAKERDGLQLLLGSERRLKTLIKKEILADAETYGDDRRSPIVERTESKAISEKELVPSEPVTVVVSDKGWARCAKGHDIDVEGLSYKSGDKFLCSAKGRSTQLVAFIDSSGRAFSCDAHALPSARSQGEPLTGRFSIVGGENIEHVVMAADDKQYLFGSDAGYGFVGQFSDMLSKAKAGKAFVSLPSAAKVIRPQPVTDVKTDWCLCISNEGRMLLFPLKDLPVLGKGKGNKLMNIPSAKAKTREEYLTVLTVVPEGADIKVFAGKRGMTLTSSDLTHYQGERGRRGNKLPRGLQRVDSVEIESGKAAVEPLADDVPGEDSSSNGTPTNE; via the coding sequence ATGAGCAATGAAATAACCATTAATACCGACGGTATTGAACAATTACCTTTAAGTCGGTTTACTGAAGACGCCTATCTCAACTATTCCATGTACGTCATCATGGACCGAGCATTGCCGCACATCGGTGATGGACTCAAGCCTGTGCAGCGACGAATTATTTACGCAATGTCCGAACTTGGGCTAAGCAATAATGCTAAATATAAAAAATCTGCTAGAACAGTGGGTGATGTATTAGGTAAGTTTCATCCACATGGCGACTCTGCTTGTTATGAAGCCATGGTGTTAATGGCGCAGCCGTTTTCATATCGCTACCCATTGGTTGATGGGCAAGGCAACTGGGGTGCACCAGATGACCCTAAGTCTTTCGCGGCGATGCGTTATACCGAATCGCGCCTAAGTAAGTTTAGTGAAGTTTTACTAACGGAGTTAGGACAGGGCACAGCAGACTGGCAACCAAACTTTGACGGCACGCTAGACGAACCCAAAGTGTTACCCGCTCGCTTACCGCATATCTTGCTGAATGGCATCACCGGTATCGCTGTTGGTATGGCTACCGACGTACCTCCCCACAATGTGCGCGAAATTGCCAATGCGTGTGCTTTATTACTCGATAATAGCCGTGCTGAACTGAGTGAACTGCTTGAGCACGTGCAGGGTCCTGATTACCCAACTGACGCTGAAATAATTACTCCGCGCAGTGAAATACAAAAAATTTACGAAACCGGTCGCGGTTCAATTAAAATGCGCGCCGTTTATCATGAAGAAGCTGGCGATATTATCGTTACTGCGCTACCGCACCAAGCCTCAGGTGGTAAGGTGTTGGAACAGATTGCTGGACAAATGCAGGCCAAGAAGCTGCCAATGATTAGCGACTTACGCGACGAGTCTGATCACGAAAATCCAACGCGCTTATTAATTACACCTCGCTCCAATCGCGTTGATATTCATCAGTTGATGCAACACTTGTTTGCAACAACCGATTTAGAAAAAAGTTATCGTGTCAATATCAACATGATCGGTCTTGATGGTCGCCCACAGGTAAAAGACCTGCGCTCTATTCTTAATGAATGGTTGGTATTTAGAAAGGACACGGTAACGCGTCGTTTACAATATCGATTAGACAAAATATTAGCACGCCTGCATATCTTAGAAGGTTTACTCATCGCGTTTCTGAATATTGATGAAATTATTCACATTATTCGAACAGAAGAAAAACCAAAGCCGGTGTTAATGGAGCGTTTTGGGCTGACTGATACGCAAGCCGAAGCTATCCTAGAATTAAAGCTACGCCATTTGGCAAAGCTTGAAGAGTTTAAGATAAAGGGCGAGCAAGAAGAACTAGCTAAAGAGCGTGATGGTCTGCAGCTCCTTCTGGGCTCTGAACGACGCTTGAAAACATTGATTAAGAAAGAAATCTTAGCTGATGCAGAAACTTACGGTGATGATCGTCGCAGCCCCATTGTTGAACGCACAGAATCGAAAGCGATATCTGAGAAAGAACTTGTTCCTTCTGAGCCTGTAACGGTCGTTGTATCTGATAAAGGCTGGGCTCGATGTGCGAAAGGGCATGATATTGATGTTGAAGGCCTGAGTTATAAATCAGGCGATAAATTTCTGTGCAGCGCCAAAGGCCGCAGTACACAACTTGTTGCCTTCATAGACTCATCGGGTCGTGCATTCTCGTGCGATGCGCATGCATTACCTTCCGCAAGAAGCCAGGGTGAACCGTTAACCGGGCGCTTTAGCATTGTTGGCGGGGAAAATATTGAACACGTTGTAATGGCGGCTGACGATAAGCAATACCTGTTTGGTTCTGATGCCGGCTACGGTTTTGTCGGTCAATTTTCTGATATGTTAAGTAAAGCTAAGGCAGGAAAAGCCTTTGTTTCTTTGCCAAGCGCAGCAAAAGTTATTCGCCCTCAACCAGTAACTGATGTGAAAACCGACTGGTGTTTGTGTATATCTAACGAAGGAAGAATGCTGTTGTTCCCATTGAAAGATTTGCCGGTATTAGGTAAAGGGAAGGGGAATAAGTTAATGAACATTCCTTCAGCTAAGGCAAAAACGCGAGAAGAATACTTAACGGTGTTAACCGTTGTGCCTGAAGGTGCAGATATTAAGGTGTTTGCTGGCAAGCGCGGCATGACGTTAACTTCAAGCGACTTAACTCATTATCAAGGCGAACGTGGTCGCAGAGGGAATAAGCTACCTCGTGGACTGCAGCGTGTAGACTCAGTTGAAATAGAGTCAGGGAAAGCCGCCGTTGAGCCATTAGCGGACGATGTTCCTGGTGAAGACTCAAGCAGCAACGGAACACCAACTAACGAATAG
- a CDS encoding CBS domain-containing protein: MSKNVITVHIDDRLIKVKELFEKNSFHHLMVINDKGELAAVISDRDYTKAIHPNIDKPSATVKDLATLNKRVHQIVKREAVVIAEHASLKAVIQMFYENKISCLPVVDSNKRPVGVISWRDILKWLYEKANKQ, encoded by the coding sequence ATGTCGAAAAACGTGATCACGGTGCATATCGACGACAGGTTAATAAAAGTAAAAGAATTGTTTGAGAAGAATTCATTCCATCACCTCATGGTAATCAATGATAAAGGTGAACTGGCCGCTGTTATTTCCGATCGAGACTACACGAAAGCAATTCACCCTAACATCGACAAGCCTTCTGCAACGGTCAAAGACCTAGCAACATTAAATAAGCGAGTGCATCAGATAGTTAAAAGGGAAGCTGTTGTTATTGCTGAACATGCCTCCCTTAAAGCGGTCATACAGATGTTTTATGAAAATAAAATCTCTTGTTTGCCTGTAGTTGATAGCAATAAGCGTCCGGTTGGCGTTATTAGCTGGCGTGATATTTTAAAGTGGCTGTACGAAAAAGCGAACAAGCAGTAA